From one Xiphias gladius isolate SHS-SW01 ecotype Sanya breed wild chromosome 12, ASM1685928v1, whole genome shotgun sequence genomic stretch:
- the LOC120797022 gene encoding mamu class II histocompatibility antigen, DR alpha chain-like isoform X1, which produces MKMMMMMMKVSELVLVLSCVLCVSADSLHVDLAITGCSDTDGENMYALDGEEMWYADFINKRGVEPQPGFIDQTSYEEGAYERAVANQQICKSNLKNGRIGMKDLALNIDPPSSPMIYTRDEVELGEKNILICYVTGFYPAPVTVYWTKNGEEVTEGTSINIPYPNKDGSFNQISRLEFVPQLGDMYSCSVKHPALNQPLTRFWDVEVKQPSIGPAVFCGLGLTVGLLGVAAGTFFLIKGNECS; this is translated from the exons atgaagatgatgatgatgatgatgaaggtgtCAGAGCTGGTCCTCGTCCTCTCCTGTGTCCTCTGTGTCTCCGCTGACA gtCTGCATGTGGACCTCGCTATCACTGGCTGTTCAGACACTGATGGAGAGAACATGTACGCACTGGACGGTGAAGAGATGTGGTACGCAGACTTCATCAACAAGAGAGGAGTCGAGCCTCAGCCCGGTTTTATAGATCAAACCAGCTATGAGGAAGGAGCTTATGAACGAGCTGTAGCTAATCAACAGATCTGCAAATCAAACCTGAAGAACGGCCGTATCGGTATGAAGGACCTCGCACTGAATATAG ATCCTCCTTCCAGTCCGATGATCTACACCAGAGACGAAGTGGAGCTCGGAGAGAAGAACATCCTGATCTGTTATGTGACTGGTTTCTACCCTGCTCCTGTCACAGTCTACTGGACCAAGAACGGAGAGGAAGTGACTGAAGGAACGAGTATCAACATTCCCTATCCTAACAAAGATGGTTCCTTCAACCAGATTTCCAGACTGGAGTTCGTCCCACAGCTGGGAGACATGTACAGCTGTTCAGTGAAACATCCAGCTCTGAACCAACCACTGACCAGATTCTGGG aTGTGGAGGTGAAGCAGCCCAGCATTGGACCTGCGGTATTTTGTGGACTGGGTCTGACGGTCGGTCTGCTCGGCGTGGCTGCTGGCACCTTCTTCCTCATCAAAGGAAACGAGTGCAGCTGA
- the LOC120797339 gene encoding H-2 class II histocompatibility antigen, E-S beta chain-like produces MASPFLSFSLLFISVYAADGFWHYTVTSCLFSSTKLEDIEYIRSYYYNKMEYIRFNSTVGKHVGYTDYGVKNAERWNSGPELDRMRAERERYCLRNVGIDYQAALTKSVAPSVRLHSTTPPAGKHPAMLVCSVFDFYPKQIRVSWRRDGQEVTSDVTSTDELADGDWYYQIHSHLEYAPRSGEKISCVVEHASLKEPLVTDWDPSMPESERNKIAIGASGLILGLILSLAGFIYYRRKARGRILVPTN; encoded by the exons ATGGCTTCGCCCTTTCTCagcttctccctcctcttcatcagcGTCTACGCAGCAG ATGGATTTTGGCACTACACGGTGACCAGCTGTTTGTTTAGCTCCACTAAGCTGGAAGACATCGAGTATATCCGGTCTTACTATTACAACAAGATGGAGTACATCAGGTTCAACAGCACTGTGGGGAAGCACGTTGGATACACTGATTATGGTGTAAAGAACGCAGAGCGCTGGAACAGTGGTCCAGAGTTGGACCGGATGAGAGCTGAGAGGGAGAGGTACTGTCTTCGCAACGTTGGAATTGACTACCAAGCTGCTCTGACTAAGTCCG TTGCACCCTCTGTCAGACTGCACTCTACGACGCCCCCTGCTGGTAAACATCCCGCCATGTTGGTCTGCAGCGTCTTCGACTTCTACCCCAAACAGATCAGAGTGAGCTGGCGCAGAGACGGACAGGAAGTCACCTCTGATGTCACTTCCACTGATGAGCTGGCAGATGGTGATTGGTACTACCAGATCCACTCTCACCTGGAGTACGCTCCCAG GTCTGGAGAGAAGATCTCCTGTGTGGTGGAGCACGCCAGCCTGAAAGAACCTCTGGTTACTGACTGGG ATCCGTCCATGCCTGAGTCAGAGAGGAACAAGATCGCCATCGGAGCCTCAGGACTGATCCTGGGTCTGATCTTATCTCTGGCTGGATTCATCTACTACAGGAGGAAGGCCCGAG GACGGATCCTGGTTCCCACTAACTGA
- the LOC120797022 gene encoding HLA class II histocompatibility antigen, DP alpha 1 chain-like isoform X2, which produces MKMMMMMMKVSELVLVLSCVLCVSADSLHVDLAITGCSDTDGENMYALDGEEMWYADFINKRGVEPQPGFIDQTSYEEGAYERAVANQQICKSNLKNGRIGMKDLALNIDPPSSPMIYTRDEVELGEKNILICYVTGFYPAPVTVYWTKNGEEVTEGTSINIPYPNKDGSFNQISRLEFVPQLGDMYSCSVKHPALNQPLTRFWDVEVKLMSVCFCLQMWR; this is translated from the exons atgaagatgatgatgatgatgatgaaggtgtCAGAGCTGGTCCTCGTCCTCTCCTGTGTCCTCTGTGTCTCCGCTGACA gtCTGCATGTGGACCTCGCTATCACTGGCTGTTCAGACACTGATGGAGAGAACATGTACGCACTGGACGGTGAAGAGATGTGGTACGCAGACTTCATCAACAAGAGAGGAGTCGAGCCTCAGCCCGGTTTTATAGATCAAACCAGCTATGAGGAAGGAGCTTATGAACGAGCTGTAGCTAATCAACAGATCTGCAAATCAAACCTGAAGAACGGCCGTATCGGTATGAAGGACCTCGCACTGAATATAG ATCCTCCTTCCAGTCCGATGATCTACACCAGAGACGAAGTGGAGCTCGGAGAGAAGAACATCCTGATCTGTTATGTGACTGGTTTCTACCCTGCTCCTGTCACAGTCTACTGGACCAAGAACGGAGAGGAAGTGACTGAAGGAACGAGTATCAACATTCCCTATCCTAACAAAGATGGTTCCTTCAACCAGATTTCCAGACTGGAGTTCGTCCCACAGCTGGGAGACATGTACAGCTGTTCAGTGAAACATCCAGCTCTGAACCAACCACTGACCAGATTCTGGG aTGTGGAGGTGAagttaatgtctgtgtgtttctgtctccagaTGTGGAGGTGA